One region of Salvia miltiorrhiza cultivar Shanhuang (shh) chromosome 3, IMPLAD_Smil_shh, whole genome shotgun sequence genomic DNA includes:
- the LOC131016656 gene encoding uncharacterized protein LOC131016656 isoform X1 encodes MTLHLIVMKHNNSSESLNFESQNPVGGSLSVLNLSEVVTGNIVNIHHITDVVVAAWILNVTLVVPKLTRSLSGKMFGSGFASNEMFLFGQFVAFYDRKLGINSMNWDGSLDG; translated from the exons ATGACCCTTCAT CTCATTGTGATGAAACATAATAACTCTAGTGAAAGTTTGAACTTCGAAAGTCAG AATCCCGTAGGAGGCTCACTATCTGTTCTCAACTTATCAGAAGTTGTGACTGGCAACATTGTTAATATACACCAT ATCACAgatgttgttgttgctgcatGGATATTGAACGTCACCCTTGTTGTCCCCAAATTGACCAGAAGTCTTTCTGGAAAGATGTTTG GTTCGGGTTTTGCTTCAAATGAGATGTTCTTGTTTGGGCAGTTTGTGGCTTTTTAT GATAGGAAGCTTGGGATCAATTCAATGAATTGG GATGGAAGTTTGGATGGATGA
- the LOC131016656 gene encoding uncharacterized protein LOC131016656 isoform X2, which translates to MTLHLIVMKHNNSSESLNFESQNPVGGSLSVLNLSEVVTGNIVNIHHITDVVVAAWILNVTLVVPKLTRSLSGKMFGSGFASNEMFLFGQFVAFYLYYFLDLCYV; encoded by the exons ATGACCCTTCAT CTCATTGTGATGAAACATAATAACTCTAGTGAAAGTTTGAACTTCGAAAGTCAG AATCCCGTAGGAGGCTCACTATCTGTTCTCAACTTATCAGAAGTTGTGACTGGCAACATTGTTAATATACACCAT ATCACAgatgttgttgttgctgcatGGATATTGAACGTCACCCTTGTTGTCCCCAAATTGACCAGAAGTCTTTCTGGAAAGATGTTTG GTTCGGGTTTTGCTTCAAATGAGATGTTCTTGTTTGGGCAGTTTGTGGCTTTTTAT CTCTATTATTTTCTCGACTTGTGTTATGTTTGA